In a genomic window of Flavobacterium crassostreae:
- a CDS encoding OmpH family outer membrane protein, with product MKQIKTLVIAAFLILGASQTIHAQAKTAHVDVSEIMSKMPAMLDAQKQLEKLSATYDTDYKKMVEEYQAKLKKYEAESATVTDAINGERSKEVQDMQKRIVDFRDNAQKELQQKESDIVKPLMEKVRTSIQKVGKAKGFQYILDGSTLLLAEGPNLTTDVKKDLGF from the coding sequence ATGAAACAAATCAAAACTTTAGTAATTGCTGCATTTTTAATTTTAGGGGCAAGTCAAACAATCCATGCTCAAGCAAAAACTGCTCATGTAGATGTGAGTGAAATTATGTCTAAAATGCCTGCCATGCTAGATGCACAAAAACAATTAGAAAAATTGAGTGCCACCTACGATACCGATTACAAAAAAATGGTAGAAGAATACCAAGCAAAATTAAAAAAATACGAAGCAGAATCCGCAACCGTAACAGATGCTATAAACGGAGAACGCTCTAAAGAAGTACAAGACATGCAAAAAAGAATTGTAGACTTTAGAGATAATGCTCAAAAAGAATTACAACAAAAAGAATCCGACATTGTTAAACCACTAATGGAAAAAGTAAGAACTTCTATCCAAAAAGTTGGAAAAGCTAAAGGGTTTCAATATATCCTAGATGGTTCTACTTTGCTACTTGCAGAAGGACCAAACTTAACTACAGATGTAAAAAAAGACTTAGGATTCTAA
- a CDS encoding pyridoxine 5'-phosphate synthase produces the protein MTKLSVNINKIATLRNARGGNVPDLLKVATDIQRFGAQGITIHPRPDERHIRYQDARDLKTIVHTEYNIEGNPQHNFIDLVLECRPDQVTLVPDAIGALTSSAGWDTIQHQAYLTEMIQEFKRNQIRTSIFVDPQLAIIEGAQKTGADRIELYTEAFAYQYSLGNPKAITPYVQAAILANELGLGINAGHDLSLDNIAFFKQNIPGLLEVSIGHALIAEALYLGLDNVVNMYLQKLK, from the coding sequence ATGACAAAGTTAAGTGTAAACATCAACAAAATAGCAACTTTACGCAACGCAAGAGGAGGCAATGTTCCTGATTTATTAAAAGTAGCCACCGATATTCAACGATTTGGAGCCCAAGGCATCACCATACACCCACGTCCAGACGAGCGACACATACGCTACCAAGACGCCCGAGACCTCAAAACAATAGTACATACAGAATACAACATAGAGGGCAACCCCCAACATAATTTTATAGACCTAGTGCTAGAGTGCCGGCCAGACCAAGTCACCCTAGTGCCCGATGCCATAGGCGCGCTCACCTCTTCGGCAGGCTGGGACACCATCCAGCACCAAGCCTATCTAACCGAAATGATCCAAGAATTTAAGCGCAACCAAATCCGGACCTCCATTTTTGTAGATCCCCAATTAGCCATCATCGAAGGAGCCCAAAAAACAGGTGCCGACCGCATAGAACTATACACCGAAGCCTTTGCGTACCAATACAGCCTAGGCAATCCCAAAGCCATAACCCCATACGTACAAGCAGCCATTTTGGCCAATGAGTTGGGTTTAGGCATCAATGCAGGCCACGATCTAAGTCTAGACAACATTGCTTTTTTTAAACAAAACATCCCAGGATTGCTAGAAGTCTCCATAGGCCACGCTCTAATAGCCGAAGCCTTGTACCTCGGTCTAGACAACGTAGTGAACATGTATCTGCAAAAACTAAAATAA
- a CDS encoding NAD kinase gives MKIAIYGQYYQNSTEPIIKDIFVFFNKNNVELVIESNFLEMLYDKQIIERQYQTFSSYTELDQTFDLLVSIGGDGTILRAATLVRDSGVPILGVNAGRLGFLATVQKEDIATFLQLVIDKKYTISPRTLLSLTCNPPNPALQDINFAMNDISISRKDTASMITIDTYLNGEFLNSYWADGLILSTPTGSTGYSLSCGGPILTPDVKSLVITPIAPHNLNARPLVIPDQTEIELRVSGREENYLVSLDSRITSVENESILTIKKNPFKINMIEIPEETFLKTLRSKLLWGEDKRN, from the coding sequence ATGAAAATAGCTATTTACGGTCAATATTATCAAAACAGCACCGAGCCTATTATTAAAGATATTTTTGTTTTTTTTAATAAAAACAATGTCGAATTGGTGATCGAATCCAACTTTCTGGAAATGCTGTACGACAAACAAATAATTGAAAGACAATACCAAACTTTCTCGTCCTACACCGAATTAGACCAAACATTTGATTTATTGGTTAGCATTGGTGGCGATGGCACTATTCTAAGAGCCGCTACGTTGGTTAGAGATTCTGGCGTTCCTATTTTGGGAGTAAATGCCGGCAGATTGGGCTTTTTGGCAACGGTACAAAAAGAAGATATTGCTACATTTTTGCAACTTGTGATTGACAAAAAATACACCATTTCGCCCAGAACTTTGTTGAGTCTGACGTGCAATCCACCAAATCCAGCTTTACAGGATATTAATTTTGCCATGAACGATATTTCTATAAGTCGTAAAGACACTGCCTCTATGATAACCATAGACACCTACCTTAATGGCGAGTTTTTAAATTCGTACTGGGCAGACGGACTGATTTTGTCTACTCCTACAGGATCTACAGGCTACTCCCTTAGTTGCGGCGGACCAATACTAACTCCGGATGTAAAAAGCCTAGTCATTACTCCTATTGCGCCGCATAATTTAAACGCAAGACCATTGGTCATCCCGGACCAAACAGAAATCGAATTACGGGTTTCTGGCAGAGAAGAAAATTATTTAGTATCTCTAGATTCTAGAATTACTTCGGTAGAGAATGAATCTATATTGACCATAAAAAAAAACCCTTTTAAAATAAACATGATTGAAATACCCGAAGAAACGTTTTTAAAAACCCTCCGATCCAAACTACTTTGGGGTGAGGATAAACGAAATTGA
- a CDS encoding TonB-dependent receptor, whose protein sequence is MKAVILPTVLFFCSLIALAQTKITLSGSVKNQNQQALIGANLSFLSSTHSFATSTDSVGQYQLTLPADFYSIEVHYVGFVSQYTNATFSRKDSLNFILKKQNSFLNEVIILTSPKKAIGILSGNKLTFSPASLKAVPSLMGVTDINKILQLTPGVQNSGDANGYLYIRGSDPGHNLMLYANAPIYGMAHLLGVFPFYNGDHIQEVHLDKSNTNPQNGGRLSATVAVLPTKKLPTVFSVKGNLGFLASQATIALPISKTTGLYLSGRKTYIDQLATPLLAPPKQNNKSDIKDLKYHFGDSNVTFIAALAPKHKLTVDAFVSGDVLKITDPDLALHASLKWNNTLISSSSQCQITPNTVLTNTLYFSQYQNNLELEQATVQMNIKSYVTDLGFSSAITYWVNHIPFESGLQYANQQLQPQKITVNNLTTGSIRPQEVHNKANSVSFYTSMKPQLIKNLTAELGLRLNYYSADHRKTTYLHAEPRVLLNYKTPQNNALFASYTRKNQYLNLITTSSVGVPTDFWVASTEGVPAQFSDEFSVGYNQKIKSQWEWSLSSFYRTMNNLIEYPYGVTQFNEITTFKNDVLVGKGTAYGLETMLKKDAGKFKGWLSYTLSWANRQLDPLNNGQSYYAKYDRRHNLAVVATYDLNSKWDFGITQIFSSGNRFTTPTSWYFINNNPVKEYGKYNNAQMPNYLRTDWSVNYYFIKTASKESALNFSVYNTFNIQNPIYTVLNVVVDPDKQKIDVQPERKTLYTILPSISWRFQF, encoded by the coding sequence TTGAAAGCAGTAATACTCCCAACAGTTCTATTTTTTTGTAGTTTGATAGCTCTGGCACAAACAAAAATAACCCTAAGCGGGAGTGTCAAAAACCAAAACCAGCAAGCCCTCATAGGAGCCAATCTAAGCTTTTTGTCCAGCACCCACAGCTTTGCCACCAGTACAGATTCCGTAGGGCAGTACCAGCTTACTCTGCCAGCAGATTTTTATAGCATAGAAGTGCATTATGTAGGTTTTGTATCCCAGTATACCAATGCAACCTTTTCCCGAAAGGATAGTCTAAACTTCATTCTCAAAAAACAAAACAGCTTTCTCAACGAAGTAATTATACTAACCAGCCCCAAGAAAGCAATAGGCATTTTGTCCGGAAACAAGCTGACCTTTAGCCCTGCTAGCCTAAAAGCCGTGCCTTCTTTAATGGGGGTTACAGATATAAATAAAATACTGCAACTCACCCCAGGAGTACAAAACTCCGGAGATGCTAACGGATATCTATACATCAGAGGGAGTGATCCTGGCCACAATTTAATGCTGTATGCCAACGCTCCGATATATGGCATGGCGCATTTATTAGGTGTTTTTCCTTTTTATAATGGCGACCACATCCAAGAAGTACACTTGGATAAATCCAATACCAATCCCCAAAACGGCGGCAGACTAAGCGCTACGGTAGCGGTATTGCCCACCAAAAAACTCCCAACGGTATTTTCTGTCAAAGGCAATCTAGGTTTTTTGGCCTCACAAGCAACCATCGCGCTACCGATCTCCAAAACCACAGGGCTGTATCTCTCCGGCAGAAAAACCTACATTGACCAACTAGCAACACCGTTATTAGCACCTCCTAAACAGAACAACAAAAGCGACATAAAAGACTTAAAATACCATTTTGGAGATAGTAATGTAACCTTTATAGCGGCATTAGCTCCAAAACACAAACTAACTGTTGATGCATTTGTTAGTGGTGATGTTTTAAAAATAACCGATCCTGACCTAGCTCTCCACGCAAGTTTAAAATGGAACAATACCTTAATTTCGTCCTCATCACAGTGCCAAATAACCCCAAATACAGTCCTGACAAATACACTTTATTTTAGCCAGTATCAAAACAATTTAGAGCTAGAGCAAGCAACCGTACAGATGAACATCAAATCGTATGTTACCGATCTTGGTTTTTCGAGTGCGATTACGTATTGGGTTAACCACATCCCCTTTGAGTCAGGATTGCAGTATGCCAACCAACAATTGCAACCCCAAAAAATTACCGTCAACAACCTAACTACAGGTTCTATCCGTCCCCAAGAGGTGCATAATAAGGCAAATTCGGTATCTTTTTATACCAGCATGAAACCACAATTGATTAAAAACCTAACTGCTGAGCTTGGACTGCGCCTAAACTATTATAGCGCAGACCATCGCAAAACCACCTATTTGCATGCAGAGCCAAGGGTGTTGCTAAATTATAAAACACCACAAAACAATGCTCTCTTTGCTTCCTATACACGCAAAAATCAATACCTAAACCTTATCACAACCTCTAGTGTAGGAGTGCCTACAGATTTTTGGGTAGCAAGTACAGAGGGAGTTCCTGCACAATTTTCGGACGAATTTTCTGTTGGTTACAACCAAAAAATAAAATCCCAATGGGAGTGGTCTTTAAGCTCCTTTTATCGGACCATGAATAACTTGATTGAGTATCCGTATGGAGTGACTCAATTTAATGAAATTACTACCTTTAAGAACGATGTTTTAGTAGGCAAAGGCACGGCCTATGGTCTAGAGACAATGCTAAAAAAAGACGCTGGAAAGTTTAAAGGTTGGCTAAGTTATACCTTGAGTTGGGCTAACCGCCAGCTAGATCCGCTAAACAATGGTCAATCGTACTACGCCAAATACGATCGAAGACACAATCTAGCCGTGGTGGCTACCTATGATTTAAATTCAAAATGGGATTTTGGCATTACTCAAATCTTTAGCTCTGGCAACAGATTTACTACTCCTACCTCGTGGTATTTTATAAACAACAATCCCGTTAAAGAATACGGGAAATACAACAACGCACAAATGCCTAATTACCTGCGTACGGATTGGTCTGTCAATTATTATTTTATAAAAACAGCATCAAAAGAAAGTGCGCTTAATTTTTCGGTATACAATACATTTAATATTCAAAATCCCATTTATACCGTTTTGAATGTGGTTGTAGATCCAGACAAGCAAAAAATAGACGTTCAGCCCGAAAGAAAAACATTATACACCATTTTGCCATCCATTAGCTGGAGGTTCCAATTTTAA
- a CDS encoding OmpH family outer membrane protein produces MRKHFLCILLVLLASKQVHSQARGTKIGYIDMEYILQNVPNYSEATVQLEQKVQKWKQDIESKKIEINKIKDALKAEKALLTKNLIEEREAEIKFLEQEMLDYQQKRFGINGDLMLQKAQITKPIQDQVFTAVQDIAEAKKFDFIFDKSSDLTMLFAAQRFDISDQVLRLLTRADKREQLTKKQLADQEAKENKEDTVADNEFLSERQKALEEKKAARDKIIEERKAAQEQKRKEYEDRRAKMLADREAQKNGTVSANTNTATSTSNKQEDATKLSNNAAQQKLEEAKAAKLEQRTKILEDRKKALEERQNKIRIQRDSIKNAK; encoded by the coding sequence ATGAGAAAACATTTTTTATGTATACTTTTAGTGCTACTTGCTAGCAAACAAGTACATTCGCAAGCTAGAGGCACCAAAATAGGCTACATTGACATGGAGTATATTTTGCAAAATGTACCTAACTATTCTGAAGCAACCGTACAGTTAGAACAAAAGGTACAAAAATGGAAGCAAGACATTGAATCCAAAAAAATAGAAATCAATAAAATCAAAGACGCTTTAAAAGCAGAAAAAGCCTTATTAACAAAAAACTTAATTGAAGAACGAGAAGCCGAAATAAAATTTCTTGAACAAGAGATGTTAGACTACCAACAAAAAAGGTTTGGAATTAATGGGGATTTGATGCTCCAAAAAGCACAAATAACCAAACCAATACAAGACCAAGTTTTTACAGCAGTTCAAGATATAGCCGAAGCCAAGAAATTTGATTTTATCTTTGACAAATCTTCGGATTTAACCATGCTCTTTGCCGCCCAAAGATTTGACATCAGTGACCAAGTATTGCGCCTGCTAACTAGAGCAGACAAAAGAGAACAGCTTACCAAAAAACAACTTGCCGATCAAGAAGCAAAAGAAAACAAAGAGGATACCGTAGCTGACAACGAATTTTTGTCCGAAAGACAAAAAGCATTAGAAGAGAAAAAAGCGGCAAGAGACAAAATCATTGAAGAAAGAAAAGCCGCACAAGAACAAAAACGTAAAGAATACGAAGATCGTAGAGCAAAAATGCTAGCAGATAGAGAAGCACAAAAAAATGGCACGGTTTCTGCAAATACCAATACAGCAACCAGCACTAGCAACAAGCAAGAAGACGCAACCAAATTATCCAATAATGCTGCACAACAAAAACTGGAAGAAGCAAAAGCGGCAAAATTAGAACAACGCACAAAAATTCTAGAAGACCGTAAAAAAGCACTAGAGGAGCGTCAAAATAAAATACGCATACAAAGAGACTCAATCAAAAACGCTAAATAA
- a CDS encoding isoprenyl transferase, giving the protein MNLLENIDPENLPSHLAIIMDGNGRWAKKQGLLRAFGHENGTKSVKVIIKACAKLGIQNLTLYAFSTENWNRPKLEVDTLMKILIKSLKKELPTLVDNNIRLNTIGNLEKMPESAQKELLDVMQKTQNNTRMTLTLALSYGSREELVNAVKNISYKVKNNIISMEDIDDSIINQHLYTQNLPDVDLLIRTSGEHRISNFLLWQIAYSELYFTDVLWPDFKEQNLYEALISYQKRERRFGKTSEQIK; this is encoded by the coding sequence ATGAACTTACTAGAGAATATAGATCCCGAAAACCTACCCAGCCATCTAGCCATTATTATGGACGGAAACGGACGCTGGGCAAAAAAACAAGGCTTATTAAGAGCCTTTGGCCACGAAAACGGCACCAAATCTGTAAAAGTAATCATTAAAGCTTGCGCCAAATTAGGCATACAAAACCTAACCCTATACGCTTTCTCTACAGAAAACTGGAACCGACCAAAATTAGAAGTAGACACTTTAATGAAGATCCTAATAAAGTCTTTAAAAAAAGAACTCCCTACCTTGGTAGACAATAACATCCGGCTCAATACCATAGGTAATTTAGAGAAAATGCCAGAATCCGCTCAAAAAGAATTGTTGGATGTCATGCAAAAAACCCAAAACAATACCCGCATGACACTGACCTTAGCCTTGAGTTATGGATCTAGAGAAGAGCTCGTAAATGCCGTAAAGAACATTAGTTATAAAGTTAAAAATAATATAATTTCAATGGAGGATATTGACGATTCCATTATAAATCAGCATCTTTACACGCAAAATTTACCAGACGTAGATTTATTAATCCGAACAAGTGGAGAACATAGAATAAGTAATTTTTTGCTTTGGCAAATAGCGTATTCAGAATTGTATTTTACAGATGTTTTATGGCCTGATTTTAAAGAACAAAATTTATATGAGGCCCTTATTAGCTATCAAAAAAGAGAACGTAGATTTGGAAAAACAAGTGAACAAATTAAATAA
- a CDS encoding CBS domain-containing protein, with product MEITNYITTDFKAIDSQEYVGVVKDFFNEINSSHFPVMDQGVFIGNLSAEDVETFEDAKKIMDYRYALETFFTRTESPWLEVLEIFAKNHANLIPVLDSSNTYVGYYEIEDIMSFFHQTPFLKEPGRIIKVRKGILDYSMSQITQIVESNNGKLLGLFISEATMDTFEVTLKISLGAINEIIQTFRRYNYEITSEHHEDEYINNLKERSDYLDRYLNM from the coding sequence ATGGAAATTACAAACTATATCACTACTGATTTTAAAGCCATTGACTCCCAAGAGTATGTTGGGGTTGTGAAGGATTTTTTTAATGAAATAAATAGTTCTCACTTTCCTGTAATGGATCAAGGGGTTTTTATTGGTAATTTGTCTGCTGAAGATGTGGAAACGTTTGAGGATGCCAAAAAAATTATGGATTATAGGTATGCTCTAGAAACTTTTTTTACTAGAACAGAATCGCCGTGGTTGGAAGTTTTAGAAATTTTTGCCAAGAACCACGCTAATTTAATTCCGGTTTTGGATAGCAGTAATACGTATGTAGGATATTATGAAATTGAGGATATTATGTCCTTTTTTCATCAAACGCCTTTTTTAAAAGAACCCGGAAGAATTATTAAGGTAAGAAAAGGAATTTTGGATTATTCTATGAGCCAAATCACTCAAATTGTGGAGAGCAACAATGGCAAACTTTTGGGATTGTTTATCTCTGAGGCTACTATGGATACCTTTGAGGTAACTCTAAAAATTAGTCTGGGAGCAATCAATGAGATCATTCAGACCTTTAGAAGGTACAATTATGAAATCACCTCAGAACACCATGAGGACGAATACATCAACAATCTCAAAGAGCGTTCGGATTATTTGGACCGGTATCTTAATATGTAA
- a CDS encoding DUF6089 family protein yields the protein MNKFSALLLSFFLSMSMYSQIHELGVFLGGSNYIGDIGPTTYVAPNKMAYGLLYKWNKTTRHSFRLSYTQSELTSNDLDSKEPSREQRAYRFDNTVKELAVGIEFNFFEYDLSKLDNQFTPYLYTGLTYTQYDGLFFVNNLTRYDSEHGTVAIPITLGIKTNLNSRFVLGLEVGARYTFADDIDGSNPTNDGLKNIRFGNTNNNDWYVFSGITLTYTFGSKPCYCVK from the coding sequence ATGAATAAATTCTCCGCTCTTTTACTAAGTTTCTTTTTAAGCATGTCTATGTATTCTCAAATTCACGAATTAGGGGTGTTTTTGGGCGGTAGCAACTACATTGGTGATATTGGCCCTACAACCTATGTGGCTCCAAATAAAATGGCCTATGGATTGCTTTACAAATGGAACAAAACCACCAGACATTCCTTTAGACTCTCTTACACACAATCGGAACTAACGTCTAATGATTTGGATTCTAAAGAACCGAGCAGAGAGCAAAGAGCCTACCGTTTTGACAACACTGTCAAAGAACTAGCCGTAGGGATTGAATTTAATTTCTTTGAATATGATCTAAGCAAACTAGACAACCAATTTACGCCATACCTATATACAGGCCTTACGTACACACAATATGATGGATTGTTTTTTGTAAACAACCTAACCAGATACGATTCCGAACATGGAACCGTAGCCATACCGATCACCCTAGGGATCAAAACAAATTTAAATAGCCGCTTTGTGCTGGGTCTTGAGGTAGGTGCTAGATACACCTTTGCTGATGATATAGACGGAAGCAATCCTACCAATGATGGATTAAAAAACATAAGATTTGGAAATACAAATAATAACGACTGGTATGTTTTCTCAGGTATAACCCTAACCTACACCTTTGGATCCAAACCATGCTATTGTGTAAAATAA
- a CDS encoding BamA/OMP85 family outer membrane protein: MRPLLAIKKENVDLEKQVNKLNKILVLNKSIKAVLSLVLLGSFSQIKAQERVPFDQGKKYILANVAVTNEISFNEQTVVTFAGLQKGQEITVPGEEISGAIKKLGKLGLFDEISFYINRIENDSIYLDLDIKELPKLKEVKFVGVKKGKIEALIKDNNLTKNKVVNENLITTTKNYIENKYKKEGYFNTKVNINTTKDTTTTNEVNLLVSVDKGEKIKIHSIAFAGNEKLSDKTLQKAMKDTKQKKVFRIFKSSKFIKDKYKADLEKVVAKYKEKGYRDARIITDSVTYNKDKKGLDIKVQLEEGNKYYFGNIKFLGNTVYSDQYLSRILGVKKGETYNGVLLEKRIADKSKPDGQDITNLYQNNGYLFSNINAVEVKTANDTIDFEIRVTEGPLAYFNKITVTGNDKTNDRVIYRELRTKPGEKYSKEELVRTIREIGQLGFFDPEAINPSFKSVDASAGTVDIEYQLVEKGSSQIELQGGYGGGGFIGTLGLSFNNFSVRNLFNKEAYKPLPMGDGQKVSLRLQGSTFFQTYSVSFSEPWFGQKKPVQFSSSISYSTQFLNNFQTRKADKSKSFDILTLSVGLAKRLTVPDDFFVLSQSISYQHYSLNNYNTGLFTFGNGTSRNLAYTIGLSRNNKGVNPIFPTYGSEFSITAKMTPPYSLLNGIDYATLGDKEEYKLKSKIDVFDPAGNVVIPKGSYLDAQGNKVATYQEAAPDAAIVDQKKFNWLEYYKVKFKADWYTKVYGKLVLKTLTEFGFMGAYNQDRGLVPFERFYVGGDGLANYSMDGRETVQLRGYPNNSLTPMNATGEQIGATVYNKFSLELRYPITLKSSASIYALAFLEAGSSYLDFKTYNPFDLSRSAGVGLRVFMPAFGLLGIDFGHAFDKLPLGQTQPKKWETHFIIGQQF; encoded by the coding sequence ATGAGGCCCTTATTAGCTATCAAAAAAGAGAACGTAGATTTGGAAAAACAAGTGAACAAATTAAATAAAATTTTAGTGTTGAATAAAAGTATCAAAGCAGTCCTTTCCTTAGTTTTGCTAGGGAGTTTTTCACAAATCAAAGCCCAAGAACGAGTACCTTTTGACCAAGGAAAAAAATACATATTGGCAAATGTTGCCGTGACCAACGAGATTAGCTTTAATGAGCAAACGGTAGTGACCTTTGCAGGACTTCAAAAAGGACAAGAAATCACTGTTCCGGGAGAAGAAATAAGCGGTGCCATAAAAAAATTAGGAAAATTAGGTCTCTTTGATGAGATATCTTTTTATATCAACCGAATTGAAAACGATAGCATCTACCTAGATCTAGATATTAAAGAACTTCCAAAACTAAAAGAAGTAAAATTTGTTGGCGTTAAAAAAGGTAAAATTGAAGCCTTAATAAAAGACAACAACCTAACCAAAAATAAAGTAGTTAACGAAAATTTAATTACCACCACCAAAAATTATATTGAAAATAAATATAAAAAAGAAGGCTACTTTAACACCAAAGTAAACATAAACACCACCAAAGACACTACAACAACCAACGAAGTAAACCTATTGGTTAGTGTAGATAAAGGTGAAAAAATAAAGATCCACAGTATTGCTTTTGCAGGAAACGAAAAACTCTCTGACAAAACTTTGCAAAAAGCAATGAAAGACACCAAGCAAAAAAAAGTATTCCGAATCTTTAAATCTTCTAAATTTATTAAAGACAAATACAAGGCCGATCTAGAAAAAGTAGTTGCCAAGTACAAAGAAAAAGGCTACAGGGATGCTCGTATTATAACCGATTCTGTAACTTACAATAAAGATAAAAAAGGACTAGACATAAAAGTCCAATTAGAAGAAGGCAATAAATACTACTTCGGAAATATCAAATTTCTGGGCAATACCGTATATTCGGACCAATATTTAAGCAGAATATTAGGTGTTAAAAAAGGAGAAACCTACAACGGAGTGTTACTAGAAAAAAGAATTGCGGACAAATCCAAGCCAGACGGTCAAGATATAACCAATTTATATCAAAATAATGGGTATCTGTTTTCTAACATTAACGCCGTTGAGGTAAAAACAGCAAACGACACCATTGATTTTGAAATCCGTGTAACCGAAGGGCCTTTGGCTTATTTCAATAAAATTACCGTTACGGGCAATGACAAAACTAACGATCGGGTTATTTATAGAGAACTCCGAACCAAACCAGGAGAAAAATACAGCAAAGAAGAATTAGTTAGAACCATTAGAGAAATTGGACAACTAGGATTCTTTGATCCCGAAGCCATTAATCCTTCCTTTAAAAGTGTAGATGCATCGGCAGGAACGGTAGATATTGAATACCAATTGGTCGAAAAAGGATCCAGCCAAATTGAACTACAAGGTGGTTACGGCGGAGGTGGCTTTATAGGTACTTTGGGGCTTTCGTTTAATAATTTTTCGGTACGAAACCTCTTTAATAAAGAAGCCTACAAACCATTACCAATGGGAGATGGTCAAAAAGTATCGCTTCGTTTACAAGGAAGTACTTTTTTTCAAACCTATAGCGTCTCTTTTTCAGAGCCTTGGTTCGGACAAAAGAAACCCGTACAATTTAGCTCATCCATTTCGTATAGCACCCAATTTTTAAACAACTTCCAAACCCGAAAAGCGGACAAAAGCAAGAGTTTTGACATCCTGACGTTATCTGTTGGTTTGGCTAAAAGACTTACGGTGCCAGACGACTTTTTTGTACTATCACAGTCTATCAGTTACCAACATTATAGCCTAAATAATTACAACACTGGATTATTTACCTTTGGAAACGGAACCTCCCGAAACCTTGCTTACACCATAGGATTATCTCGCAATAACAAAGGCGTTAACCCTATATTTCCAACCTATGGTTCAGAGTTTAGCATTACTGCAAAAATGACTCCGCCTTACAGCTTGCTTAACGGGATAGATTATGCCACTCTAGGAGACAAAGAAGAATATAAATTAAAAAGCAAAATAGATGTTTTTGATCCTGCTGGAAATGTTGTAATCCCAAAAGGATCTTATCTGGACGCACAAGGCAACAAAGTAGCCACGTATCAAGAAGCAGCTCCAGATGCAGCCATAGTAGACCAAAAGAAATTTAACTGGTTAGAATACTACAAGGTTAAATTTAAAGCAGACTGGTATACCAAAGTGTATGGCAAACTAGTATTAAAAACATTAACTGAATTTGGTTTCATGGGTGCCTACAACCAAGACCGAGGATTGGTACCGTTTGAAAGATTTTATGTAGGTGGAGACGGTTTAGCAAACTACTCTATGGATGGCCGCGAGACGGTGCAACTAAGAGGATACCCTAACAACTCTTTAACCCCAATGAATGCCACTGGAGAACAAATTGGAGCCACGGTATACAATAAATTCTCTTTAGAACTAAGGTATCCAATTACCTTAAAATCCTCTGCGTCTATCTACGCTTTAGCCTTTTTAGAAGCAGGATCATCGTATCTGGATTTTAAAACCTACAACCCATTTGATTTAAGCCGTTCTGCGGGAGTAGGTCTACGTGTATTCATGCCTGCTTTTGGATTATTAGGTATTGATTTCGGACACGCTTTTGACAAATTGCCTCTTGGACAAACCCAGCCCAAAAAATGGGAGACGCATTTTATCATAGGGCAGCAGTTCTAA